Below is a genomic region from Patagioenas fasciata isolate bPatFas1 chromosome 5, bPatFas1.hap1, whole genome shotgun sequence.
GGAACTCCCCCGCCACGCGACAGACGTACTCCTTCTCCAGCTGCGGAGACACACAGCGGGCTCTCAGAAAGCAACAGAAAACTGGCCTATTTACACCCAGGTCCCATCCCAGctactcctctctttctcttcaaTGGAATATATTGATAGACAACATAGTGCCCAAATCCAAATGTTATTACAACTgaacaggaaggggaaaaaaataaaaccagctatttTAAGCCAAATTTCTCTCATGCTTTCCCCAGCTAGCTAGGAAATGGAGAACACAAGGGCCTAGCCAGTTTTTCTCACTAAACTCAAGAGCCATTTCTCAGTGGCCTTTGGTTTACAGCCTTGAAGcaaatcctgaaagtttgcaccCTACAGCTACAGCTCTGTTTGGGTCAAGAGCTGCTGGAAAGTGAGAACAACTTTTACAGCTGAGGAAGTATTAGATGACTGGCGCATGTCCACTTACAACCAAAACCGCTCTCCAACTGCTCTGCGTGGTcccagccagtctgcacagtccTTTAAGGAAGGAGATCCCTTTCAGTTGAATTTtaccaaaataaatttttgtTCAGTCTTTTACTGCCTCTCATACTTAACGCAGTAAGAACAGCAAGGCGACCACAAGGTGGTTCAGGAACTTGTGCTCCTTTAGACCAAAAATCTGGCTGACTTTGGGGCTAAACCATTTCAAGAAAATCCCATACCCGAGACTCCAAACATGACCACAGCCTTTAGCTCTCACCTGTCTCTCCCGAACCTGCTCATCGATCCTCTTGGACACCTCCACAGTCTTGGCAAACATCAGGACTCCCGAGGTCATGCGATCGAGCCGGTGGATGGTGTGCAGCTCCTTCAGATCGTGCTCTTTGCCCAGGATGAAGATGACGGTGTTGTGACGGAACCTGCCGCAGGGATGGACCGGCAAAGAGGAGGGTTTGTCCACAACCACCACCTCATCGTTCTCCACCAGGATCTGGATGGGCTGGGCGGTGACTGGTGGCTCATGGCGATGCACCGTGTTCCTCAGAAAATCATTATTCTGCAAGGCAGACAATTAGGGTGAATCCAGCCTGTGCAACCGCCCCCTAAGGCCACACACAAAGGGGACTGACATTGCAGGGGAAAACATGAAAACCCCTTTGTCCTGGAGCCCAGGATTTAGCACAACAACTCTGCTCATTGACATTTAAATTCAGTAATGTGTTGggaaatggagctggggaagggtctggagcatgAGCCTGATggggagggacctggggggttcatcctggaggagactgaggggagaccaacaaaaagaaatggcctcaagttgcaccaggggaggttgaggttgaatgtggggaacaatttcttccccaaagggctgtggggcattggaacaggctgcccagggcagtgctggaatcaccatccctggaggggtgaacagacacagagatgaggttctcagggacatggggtaggggtggacttggcagtgttggtttaatggtggacttgatgaccttgagagTCATTTCCAACCCAAAGGATTCTATTCCATGCCTCTCCGCTGGGTCACCGGTGTCCCCCACCACGCCCACTCCCAGgccacccccagcagcacccaccgAGGGGTTCCCACCTTGAGCACGATGTCCAGGTCGTGCACCGGCTCCTCGTTGAGGCGCAGGCGGCCGGCGCGGGCAGCGGCCCGGTAGTAGGCGAGGGGCTGTGCGCGGAACTCGGTGCTGAACACGTCCAGGAGGCTGCGGCCCACCCAGCGGCCCTTGCAGTAGGTGCGGAAATCGAAGTAGTAGGGCCGGACCTTGCGGAGCCCTCCCTCGAAGTAGTAGGAGGTCTCGGCGAAGTGCTCGGGCCCGAAGCTCACCCCCGTGCTCAGCTTCCGCGGCGGCGGCACGTAGCGCTCCCCGGCCGCCAGCCGCCGCTTCTTAGGGGCCGGCGCTGCTTCTTCCTTGTCCCCGGGGGCCGGTTGCCCCTCCTCAGCGCCGCTGAGCGCGGGGCCCGGCTCCGCCATGCCGCCGGTGCGGGAAAGGAGCGACCACCGGGCCCCACTCCGCGCCACCAAGCGCAACCACGCGGCTCCCAGCGCGCCGGCGCGCCCCGCGGCGCGCTGCGTGACGTCAGGCTGCGCGGCCAATCGcggcgaggccacgcccccagcGCTGGCGCAGTGGCGCCCGCCCCTTTCCCGCACCGGCTGAGCGGGAACGGCCCGTTCACCGGGAAAACGGGGCACAACGGGGCTGTGCCGCCTTCCGAAGAACCCCTTGCGGCGCGCCCGCCGCTCCTCACCCTCTCGGCTAAGCCGCCCGGGCGGGAGAGAGAAGGGCGCGTCAAGGAGAAGCCGAAAGACCGGGATTTTAACCCAAAATTCTCCATGTTGTTCCCAGAGATTAAATCAATCAAGGCAGGACAGGAAGAGAACAGGCTCTTGTAATTAAACGTTGATAAATCAGGGTAGGTCGCTGCTCTGAAACAGTAATTGTGCCTTATTTTCTTCAAGCATTAGGCAGAGTAGTCAATATTAAAGGGTATTTTTAGTGCAGGCTTAAGTTATtcctgtttgctttcacaattcGCTGTGAATAGATGTTACCTATAGCTGATCAGAGAGGAAAGCCAGAGTTATCTGGATCCGTGTGCTGTCAGGAAGCAGATGCGGCCTCCGAGAGCCTCCCCCGGTACGGCTGCTGGAGAAACACCCTTTGCTCCATCCCTGTGAGGAGCTCTGCTACCTCTGCTACCGCAGAACTTGCCTTCACAAGTACATCCACTGATACAGCTTTTGTTCACAAAACAAAATCATGCAGACCATC
It encodes:
- the RPUSD2 gene encoding LOW QUALITY PROTEIN: pseudouridylate synthase RPUSD2 (The sequence of the model RefSeq protein was modified relative to this genomic sequence to represent the inferred CDS: inserted 1 base in 1 codon) — protein: MENFGLKSRSFGFSLTRPSLSRPGGLAERVRSGGRAARGSSEGGTAPLCPVFPVNGPFPLSRXRERGGRHCASAGGVASPRLAAQPDVTQRAAGRAGALGAAWLRLVARSGARWSLLSRTGGMAEPGPALSGAEEGQPAPGDKEEAAPAPKKRRLAAGERYVPPPRKLSTGVSFGPEHFAETSYYFEGGLRKVRPYYFDFRTYCKGRWVGRSLLDVFSTEFRAQPLAYYRAAARAGRLRLNEEPVHDLDIVLKNNDFLRNTVHRHEPPVTAQPIQILVENDEVVVVDKPSSLPVHPCGRFRHNTVIFILGKEHDLKELHTIHRLDRMTSGVLMFAKTVEVSKRIDEQVRERQLEKEYVCRVAGEFPEHEVVCEEPILVVSYKVGVCRVDPKGKPCKTVFQRLSYNGKTSVVRCLPRTGRTHQIRVHLQYLGHPIVNDPIYNMEAWGPGRGKGGKIDKTDEELLKALVEEHRSKQSLDILGISEEDLNSSAEHNDCDNSSDRTKSVQADPTNENCPAEETKDPEKSDTATCLPNSDPGLETLEKNKEPGSCENQAGQTGDRSWEERDPLCVECKTRRRDPSPRELVMFLHALRYKGAQFEYCSKMPQWALEDWEE